A single region of the Lycium barbarum isolate Lr01 chromosome 2, ASM1917538v2, whole genome shotgun sequence genome encodes:
- the LOC132628463 gene encoding uncharacterized protein LOC132628463: MHNRHKFFLVGLMEPFQQSYKLESYRRRLGIDTALCNVSRKIWAFVNEDYQVTVLIDSVQQLTLKLHNVNSEEDMIVTLVYAKCDRMEMIELWDSLYYLASDMTLPWLVGGDFNVICYEEEKYRGLPVSLNEVEDFRHCINTCNLTDLGYKGSGFTWWNGRGAEDCVFKRLDGCLGNIEFQQLFPSLQMTHLIKQGSDHSPLFIECKDQVPKVRKSFKFLNFWAKHDTFMDIVKANWKTEVQGNAFMIFSSKLKNMRKALSQWSRATFGDIFQKISNLEEVIKAHEGLFEENPIVQNKAKLRQVEDELTRVYALEEEYWKQKAGMEWFQDGDKNSKFFHNYVNGRRKMLQLKRVQNSQGQWLENENDIAEEACDFFRISFVSSLKMEILQDLISCIMSLL; encoded by the coding sequence ATGCATAATAGACACAAGTTTTTCCTGGTAGGCCTTATGGAGCCTTTTCAGCAGTCTTACAAGTTGGAAAGCTACAGGAGGAGATTGGGAATTGACACTGCTTTGTGTAATGTCTCTAGAAAAATATGGGCTTTTGTCAATGAAGACTACCAAGTCACAGTTCTGATTGATAGTGTGCAGCAGCTTACTTTAAAACTGCACAATGTGAATTCTGAAGAAGACATGATTGTCACACTTGTATATGCAAAATGTGACAGAATGGAAATGATTGAACTTTGGGATTCTTTGTATTATCTAGCTTCTGATATGACATTGCCATGGCTTGTTGGTGGAGATTTTAATGTCATATGTTATGAAGAGGAGAAGTATAGGGGTCTGCCAGTGTCTTTGAATGAAGTGGAGGACTTTAGACACTGCATAAATACATGTAACCTTACAGACTTGGGTTACAAGGGCAGTGgtttcacttggtggaatgggagagGTGCTGAAGATTGTGTGTTTAAAAGATTGGATGGGTGCTTGGGTAATATTGAATTTCAGCAGCTATTTCCAAGCCTGCAGATGACTCACTTGATCAAGCAAGGATCAGATCATTCCCCACTTTTCATAGAATGCAAGGATCAGGTTCCAAAAGTAAGGAAATCCTTCAAATTTCTCAACTTTTGGGCCAAACATGATACTTTCATGGATATAGTTAAAGCAAACTGGAAAACTGAGGTTCAAGGAAATGCCTTCATGATATTCAGTTCCAAATTGAAAAATATGAGGAAGGCACTGTCACAATGGAGTAGAGCAACATTTGgagatatttttcaaaaaatctcTAACCTTGAAGAAGTGATCAAAGCTCATGAAGGCCTTTTTGAGGAAAATCCAATTGTGCAGAATAAAGCCAAGTTGAGACAGGTGGAGGATGAGCTGACTAGAGTATATGCTCTAGAGGAGGAATACTGGAAACAGAAGGCAGGTATGGAGTGGTTCCAAGATGGTGATAAGAATTCTAAATTCTTTCACAATTATGTTAATGGTAGGAGGAAAATGCTTCAGCTGAAGAGGGTTCAAAATAGTCAAGGGCAGTGGCTGGAAAATGAGAATGACATTGCAGAAGAGGCCTGTGATTTTTTCAGGATCAGTTTTGTTAGCAGCCTGAAAATGGAGATCCTGCAAGATTTGATATCTTGCATCATGTCCCTTCTATGA